One Mesorhizobium loti genomic window carries:
- a CDS encoding ATP-dependent RNA helicase yields the protein MTNENTLPGNDTAELTGFAALGITGALLKATHNAGFTEPKPIQMQAIPPQLEGRDIFGIAQTGSGKTAAFALPILSKIIALGTKRRAKTARALILAPTRELAVQIEDTIKILAKGQHVSTALVLGGVSRFSQVKKVAPGVDILIATPGRLTDLVREGDLILSDTKWLVLDEGDRMLDMGFINDVKRIAKATAPDRQTALFSATMPDEIAELAKGLLKNPVRIEVSPQSTAAAEIVQGVVFARTKQKRQVLSTMLADEAMKSVIIFSRTKHGADRVTKDLERDGFKAAVIHGNKSQNARQKALNDFREGSVRILVATDIAARGIDVPGISHVVNFDLPDEAESYVHRIGRTGRNGMDGIAITLCDPSENSKLRQVERIIRTKLPIVADHLGSPDPQRNPAEKNERFEPANDRNDRNGRRDGRRPGGENKGNGFGKKRFGDKPAFAGERKPEGAKPFKGNNKRRFGGKRPAARAA from the coding sequence GCTTCACCGAGCCGAAGCCGATCCAGATGCAGGCCATCCCGCCGCAGCTGGAAGGCCGTGACATTTTCGGCATCGCGCAGACGGGCTCCGGCAAGACCGCGGCCTTTGCGCTGCCGATCCTGTCGAAGATCATCGCGCTCGGCACCAAGCGCCGTGCCAAGACGGCCCGTGCGCTCATCCTGGCGCCGACGCGCGAACTTGCCGTGCAGATCGAAGACACCATCAAGATCCTCGCAAAAGGCCAGCATGTCTCCACCGCACTGGTGCTGGGCGGCGTCTCGCGCTTCAGCCAGGTGAAGAAGGTTGCTCCTGGCGTCGACATCCTGATTGCCACGCCCGGCCGTTTGACCGACCTGGTGCGCGAGGGCGACCTCATCCTCTCCGACACCAAATGGCTGGTTCTGGACGAGGGCGACCGCATGCTCGACATGGGCTTCATCAACGACGTCAAGCGCATCGCCAAGGCGACCGCGCCCGACCGCCAGACGGCGCTGTTCTCGGCCACCATGCCGGACGAGATCGCCGAACTGGCCAAGGGTCTCTTGAAGAACCCCGTCCGCATCGAAGTCTCGCCGCAAAGCACCGCGGCGGCCGAGATCGTGCAGGGTGTCGTCTTCGCCCGCACCAAGCAGAAGCGTCAGGTTCTGTCGACCATGCTCGCCGATGAGGCGATGAAGTCCGTCATCATCTTTTCGCGCACCAAGCATGGCGCCGACCGGGTGACCAAGGACCTCGAACGCGATGGTTTCAAGGCCGCCGTCATCCATGGCAACAAGTCGCAGAACGCCCGTCAGAAGGCGCTCAACGATTTCCGTGAGGGATCGGTGCGCATTCTCGTCGCGACCGACATCGCGGCGCGCGGCATCGACGTGCCCGGCATCAGCCATGTCGTGAATTTCGACCTGCCGGACGAGGCCGAAAGCTATGTCCACCGCATCGGCCGCACCGGCCGCAACGGCATGGACGGCATCGCGATCACGCTTTGCGATCCTTCGGAAAACAGCAAGCTGCGCCAGGTCGAGCGCATCATCCGCACCAAGCTGCCGATCGTTGCCGACCATCTCGGCAGCCCCGATCCGCAGCGCAATCCGGCTGAAAAGAACGAGCGCTTCGAGCCGGCCAATGATCGCAACGACCGCAATGGCCGTCGCGACGGCAGGCGGCCGGGCGGTGAGAACAAGGGCAACGGCTTTGGCAAGAAGCGCTTCGGCGACAAGCCGGCCTTCGCCGGTGAGCGCAAGCCGGAAGGCGCCAAGCCCTTCAAGGGCAACAACAAACGCCGCTTCGGCGGCAAGCGTCCGGCGGCGCGCGCTGCCTAA
- a CDS encoding oxidoreductase, translated as MTLYRADPKHGVAWVTGGSSGIGRSLARDLASQGYAVAVTALDDDPIDTLIVETAQMPGSVKAFPCDVTDEPRMARTVAAIEKELGPIVLAVFNAGNYISTPGEALVVSDFRKSFEVNYFGIINGLVPVVEHMRVRSRGHVVLVGSVTAYFGWPTTAAYGGTKAAINILAESLKYDFDKMNIRVQVINPGFVDTPLTEKNMLPMPGLMPVSRATRRMVKAIKSGGFEVTFPYRTSWPLKFLALLPRPITRWVIILTTSWKARPLHYERKPPNI; from the coding sequence ATGACACTCTATCGGGCCGATCCGAAACACGGCGTCGCCTGGGTCACGGGCGGCTCGAGCGGCATTGGCCGCTCGCTGGCCAGGGATCTGGCATCCCAGGGCTATGCGGTGGCGGTAACGGCACTGGACGACGATCCGATCGACACGCTCATCGTCGAGACCGCGCAGATGCCGGGCAGCGTCAAGGCTTTTCCCTGCGATGTCACCGACGAACCGCGCATGGCAAGAACGGTCGCCGCGATCGAGAAGGAGCTCGGCCCGATCGTGCTCGCCGTCTTCAATGCGGGGAACTACATTTCGACGCCTGGAGAGGCTCTCGTCGTCAGCGACTTTCGCAAGTCCTTCGAGGTCAACTATTTCGGCATCATCAACGGGCTGGTGCCGGTTGTGGAGCATATGCGCGTGCGATCGCGCGGCCATGTCGTGCTCGTCGGATCGGTCACCGCCTATTTCGGCTGGCCGACCACGGCCGCCTATGGCGGCACCAAGGCGGCGATCAACATCTTGGCCGAGTCGCTGAAATATGACTTCGACAAGATGAACATCCGCGTCCAGGTGATAAACCCCGGTTTTGTCGACACGCCGCTGACCGAAAAGAACATGCTGCCGATGCCGGGCCTGATGCCGGTCAGCCGGGCGACGCGCCGCATGGTGAAGGCAATTAAGTCCGGTGGCTTCGAAGTCACCTTTCCATACCGCACGAGCTGGCCGCTGAAGTTTCTCGCTTTGTTGCCCAGGCCGATCACCCGGTGGGTGATCATCTTGACGACCAGCTGGAAGGCAAGGCCGCTGCATTACGAGCGCAAGCCGCCCAACATATAG